TGACGCCTTGGCCCAAGCAGACCAATCTTCGCGCCATCGCCGACCACTGGCCAGTGGTAAGGCTAAAATAGCACCTGCAGACAAAGGTGCCGTCGGAGAACTTGAATTCCCCCGCATCTGGGCCCCGTGACCTAAGCAAAGTGCTACTGGCCCAAGACCTCGAGCAAAACCTCTCCTGTGGCACCTGACGGTGGCCGTGTGCCGGCGACGACGGAAAGGGTCAGCGCCACGTCGATTGGATGAACCCTGCGTGACACGGTTTGTGGAGAGATCCCCTGACCGGCAAACAAGATTGGTACGAACGTGTCGTAGCGCCATGGTGATCCGTGGGTAACAGTCACCGACAACCCATCCATATCGTTGATGAACGATTCCGGCTGGAACACAATATAGATATCGCCGGACCGGTCGGGATGATAGTTGTTCAACACGGCTTGCATCAAGGCGTTGTCAGGGAGCGAACCTTCTCGCAGGCGCGAACTGGGCACCGCATAGGCCACGCCTGCGAAGGAAACCAATTCATCTGCAATGGCGGTCTCAAGTGCAACCCTGTCGATTGCGGGATTATCGCGGACATCTGCGGCCAAGGTCAAATAGGGGTGATCATAGCCTTCGAAAAGTGGGCCGGTTATGCCAAACCTTGTTTTGATCCGCTCAATCGCAGGCGCGGTGTCCCATTCATCGGGCGAGACATAGCTTCCCGGCATTCCGATTGAGGCCAGATAGCCGGGTGCTTCAGGAGCCCCGTGGTCGGCCGCCAGTACAATCAGGGTGTTCTCAAGACCCACCTCGGCATCGACGTAAGCAAAGAGATCGGCCAGCGTGCGATCAAGTTGAAGCAGATTATCTTCGGCTTCGAGGCTTGAGGGGCCGAAGAAATGGCCAACGTAGTCTGTGACTGAAAAGCTGACAGCAAGGAAGTCGGTCACGTCGTCATCGCCCAGTCCCTCTGCGTCGATAAGCGTTTTTGCGAAATCGGCCGTCATCTGGTCCCCAAAAGGGCTCAGCGTCAGCATAGTCGTATAGTATGTGTCCTCTGTCGTTCCTAGCGGATGCGGAAACGTGCGACCAAACCCTGCGAAATCCGGTTCCCAATCCTGATCGTCGTGTTCGCCAAACATATAGGTGCCAATCGGGTTCAAAAGCTCCCACGACTGGCCACTGTAGCTTTGAGGTAGACCCTTAGCGTTCCAATCCTCAACCCATGTTGGATATGCATCATAGTAGTAGTTGCTTGTTACGAATTGACCCGCTGCTTTTGAGAACCAGAAGGCCTTGCCAGCGTGTCCGGCCATTGAAACCGCGCCACGATCCTTGATTGAGACACCGAAGACTTTTGCTTGCCCAACTGTACTGACAGCCAGCTCATCGCCAAATGTCGATGTGAGAATAGTTCGCGGTGAACGCCCTTCGCTTGTCGCGGCGCGCTGCGTGGGGTCGATTTCGGTGGTATCGTCCACGTCGGCGCCGCTGGTCAGGATGGAATAGTCGGCGTCCTCAATGTTGTAGACTGTCCGACCCGCGGCGCGGTCGTACCACAGGTTGCCAACCATTCCGTGCGCAGCGGGGTTTGCACCGGTTGCCAGTGTGGTGTGCCCCACAATCGTTTCGGTATTGGCGTGCGTATGGTGGGCATTGTTGTAATGGATGCCTTGCTCAAGCAGATATCGAAATCCACCTTCGCCGAGTTGGTCCAAATATCTGGTGGGAAGATCTCCCCGCAACTGATCCACGGTGATCTGCAGGATAAGCCTCGGTTTGTCTTGAGCGTTGGCGACAATCGGGAATGTGCCCAATGCACACAACAATAGGCTGGAGGTCTTCGAGAGAGAAATCATGGAATATCCCTTTTGGCTAAGCGGTCTTGGGAGCAAGTATGCAACAATTAATCAGGCCAAAGCAACTTTAGGTCAAGGATCAGCCTAGATACTCAATTTGGTTCGGGAGTCGCCATTGACGGGTGTTTTTAATATTTGTGGGTTGAATGACGGCTTTGCATCAATCGACTTAACAGTATGCAATTTCGGCGACGGTCCGGATTCCGCCCTCTATGACTATTGCGGTCAAGTTTGAGATAGCCCAATTCACAATTTTTCCTAAAAAGTGATCCGACCTCGCTTAGGGGCCGTATACCTTTTATCCAGCAGCTAGCTGGCGTCAATTTTGTAATTTGGAGAGACCCTATGTTCCGCCGTACTTTTTTCGCAATCACTTCCGCAGCTATGCTTTCGTCCGCCAATCTTGCTTTCGCCGATGGTCACTCAAAAGACATCGTAGACACAGCAGTCGCAGCAGGATCATTCAACACATTGGTCGCAGCCGTTGGCGCAGCAGGACTTGTTGACACATTGAAAGGTGAAGGTCCTTTCACTGTATTTGCCCCAACAGATGAAGCGTTTGCTGCCCTTCCAGAAGGCACTGTTGAAAATCTCTTGAAGCCAGAGAACAAAGATCAACTCGTTGCTGTTCTGACGTACCACGTTGTCGCTGGAAAAGTGATGAGTGGCGATCTATCGAACAACATGATGGCGACCACCGTCCAAGGCGGCGACATCACAATCATGACTGAGGGTGGCGTAACCGTTAATGGAGCCAATGTAGTCTCCGCTGATATTGAAGCTTCAAACGGTGTCATCCACGTTATCGACGCAGTTATTTTGCCCAAGTAACACGTCGAAATGGCGGCCTTTTTTCCCCAAAGGAGGCCGCCATTATTATTCTGCACGTCTTAAGAATTAGAGAGATACCCCAAAATGAAACTGTTTTGCGTTCTCACACTCGCTTGCCTCACAGATTCGCAATCCTATGCTGACATTCATTTGGAATTTCTCGAAGGGGCGCCGAAGGACAAATTTGTATTAACGAACGAAGGTTCATGCCAGGTCAAAAACGCCGTAATTAAAATTGACCTTTCCGGTGCGGCTGCTGGGCTGATTTTTGACGTGACCGCCGCGGGGGCCGGAGTGGAGGTTTTTCAACCCCTTGAAATCACATCTGGGGCTGAACATTTTTCAACGATTCCAAAAGTATCAGACGGCGATCAATCTATTACACTTCAGCTACAGAATTTTGGCCCTAACAAAGTTGTGGCATTCACAATCGACGTTGATGACACTACGGGAGCGCGTGAAATCACCGTATCGGACAGCGAATTTGATGGCGTTTCGGTCTCTGCAACGATGGGCGAGCAGCTCTTCTCAGCAACCCTACAAGATCGTTCCGAAGTACGCTTAGATATGGCGGGTTGCATGACGTGATGAAGTCCTCCAATCCGCTCCCCAACAAAACAAAAGTGTTTTTTGATGGAAGTTGCCCACTGTGTTCTGCTGAAATAGGCTATTACCAAACCATCGATAACGCGGGATCGTTCGAGGCGATCGACGTAAACAGCAACGCGTTTCGTGAGCTAAATCTGTTGCCACATAAAACAGCGATGGCGCGGTTCCATGTTCTTTCCTCGTCGAACCAACTCCTGTCTGGCGCTGAAGCATTTAAAGAAGTCTGGCGCGGCCTGCCAAGGTGGAAATGGCTTGCAAGAGGTTCAGATTTCCCGGGTGCTACATGGCTCCTAGAGCGGGTATATCGCGCCTTTTTGGTTACAAGGCCTCTTACGGTCAGGGCGTTCCTTTACTTACGCGGCGAACAGAAGGCGTAGTGATTTTTCGACGTAAATTTATGTGAAGGAAACCGCTATGACGAAGTCGAGATCCAATAGCGTTAATTTACTTATTTTTCTTGCCATTGTTTTCGGAGGGGGCAATCGTGTCGCTTCCTAATGCGGCTATTTTTATACTCAACGGGCCTCAGAAAAGAGAAAGACATCAATGAGCAGAGCTTTAATCATCGGTTCATCTGGCGGTATAGGGAAGGCCTTAAAAGAAGAGCTTGAGAGCACGGGATGCGACGTTGTAGGCCTGTCGCGGACAGAAAACGGACTCGATATAGCCGATGAAACCAGCATAATAAGTGTCACTACAGGACTTAAGGGTACGTTTGATACCATTTTAGTCGCGACAGGTTCTCTTTCGCCGCGAGATCAAGGACCGGAAAAAACTTATAAGGTTTTAGATGCCGAAACTGCAGCTCTTCAGTTCGCGGTAAATTCAATTGGTCCGATGGTGATACTCAAGCATACCGCGCATTTATTACCACGGGATTCTAAGGCGGTTTTTGCAGTTCTCTCAGCGAGAGTCGGGTCGATCGGCGACAATCATCTTGGTGGCTGGTACTCTTACCGAGCATCAAAAGCGGCCCTAAACCAATTTATTCGTACAGCGTCCATTGAGTTGGCGCGCACCCATAAAAGGTCAATATGTGTTGCTCTTCATCCTGGCACTGTCGCGACTGAATTCACCCGAAATTACACAACCCACACGTCCGTTTCCTCATCAGTGTCGTCCAAAAACTTATTGAACGTAATTGACGGCTTAACCCCACGAGAGACGGGACAGTTTTTAGATTGGGCTGGGAACCCAATTCCATGGTGATCATAAACATCCGAGCGATATTTCTGAGAACGACCCTAACTGATAAAACCACCCCGAGTAGGAAGACCAATATGAATCATTTCTTTAAGCGTTATACCGTCGCATTCTTTGTGTTTTTTGCGCCCATGATGGCCACGGCAGGATATACCGTTTTGGAAGATTTCAAGTCACAGCCAGAGACAAGATGGGGATTTTTTACGGATGGCGTCATGGGCGGAGTTTCCCTTGGGCAGGCGTCGTTTGTTGCAGAGAACGATGATGTCCACGCACATATGACTGGAAATGTGAGCACTGAAAACAACGGGGGTTTCATCCAAATCCGCATGGAACTACCGGATGGAGCGCCAGAGGATGCCAAGGGCGTGAGGCTCGTCGTGCGCGGCAATAATCAAGAGTACTTTATCCATCTTCGCACTTCTGGAACACGCCTTCCGTGGCAATACTATCAAGTCGGTTTTGATGTCAGCAACGATTGGAACGAAGTCATGCTGCCTTTCTCCGACTTCAAACCGTCTGGTAGCTTTCTTCGCGCTATCCCTCGGCAAGCAGCTTAAAATCCATTGGCGTAGTGGCCTTTGGGCGAGACCACGAAGCAGACGTCGACATAAAAGAAATCGGTTTTTACTGAGCTTTCATTGCATCATTCGCCAATGGTCTCAACTCTGGTTTTTGCAGCTAGAAATTATGCTGTTATTTTTGCGAGGAGAGCAACTTGAGTTCGGTTGGCCACAACCGAACTCAACAGACGGTGGCCAAGTCATTGGCCTCAAACTGAACGATTTCGACCAGACCAAAGTCGCAGCGTTCTCGATTAATGTTGATGACACCGCCGGTGCGAGCAAAATAACGGTGTCTGATAGTGAGATAGAAGGCGTCCAGTTTTCTACCGAGTTGGCAGTTCAAAGCTTTAAGGCCCGTTTAAGGCACCCAAAGGACTCGTCTTGAAAATAGGGCATACCAAAATTCGACTTCTCGCCAAATGAACAAGTCCGGTTCCTGCCCGTCCCGTCGATAGGTTTGAGCATGCTACGGGCATCCACCAAGAGCATCTTAGGGTTTTTGGCAAGGGATGAAGCATGATGCGCGGTTGGAAACCCTCTTGATCAATGATGACAGCCTGGTCGAGCTTGATTACGGTCAGGCAGGGCTTTTGTTGCTCTATGGCTTAATTGGCGCGACACCGCCAACGGGTGATCTTTATGATCTGACAGAGTATGGCTTCGCGCAAGAATGCCGTCCTGGGATCAAGAAGGTCATTCAAGCCTCGATCAACGCCAGTAAGCCTCTGATCCGTATGCCGAAAGGGATCCGCAAGACCATCCCTGCCAGCAAGTCCTTCAGTGCCACCCTAGCGGCCATTGGGCAACGCCATCCCGCGATCGTTCACCTCTTTGGCACAGGCGTTGGCTTACAGTTGATGCGAACAGAGGCCGACATCCTGGTGGCTGTCCTGTTGGAGCTCAAATCTAGGGATATCTTCGCCCTCCCCATTCATGATGCGATCTTGGTGGAGCCAAGGTATGAGGCGGAGGCAACCGAGGTGATGAAAGTGGTATTCAAAGGACGTGTTGGGCTTGCCCCTGATGTATCGGTTGAGGGCTCCTGAATATCAGCAGATATCACTGGTCATTGATAGGTAGGTTTGGTGATCATAGAGGGTAGTATTGATGAATAAATAGTATTTATTATTATAAATCATACAGTTAAATGAATAGTATTAGGTGAAAGATAGGGTCCAGTGAGGTGTCCTATTAGATTAACTATAGGGTCTCCCCCTCCTCATATATGGGACCCGTATGGGATCAATACAGACTTTCGTATCGTGAACGACTAGGAGTACATTAATACTTTAGGTAATTTTGCAGTTCATTATGAAACTTGACCCTCACCACAAACAGAAACATTAACGTGATAAGACGTTCTATTTTGGGAAGGTCGCAATATGGAGAACAAAAATGTTTAAGCCGGTTCACTTCACAAACCTAATTGGCGGATTCGCGCTATGCTGTTTTGGGTTATTCTCAAGCCCTGTAACTGCACAAATCCAAACGCAAAGCGATATTACCACGCGGATCACCGAAGCCGCGCCTTCGGAGCGGATGTTTGTTAAAGACCAACCCATTTTAGGCTGGCGGCTTGAAAGTGCTGATCTTACGGAATTGCCAGAAGCTATCCAAAACAACCTTGGCTCTGTTGATGCCACGGGCTATGACGCGGCCTATCTCGCAGAGAATGTAGGAAGCATAGTTGCATTGCAGATGACAGGCGATGGCCCAGATTTTTACATCATCGGTCTTCAAACATTTACTGACAGCTATAAAACAGTCTCCCTTAAAGAGGTTTCTGAGAAAAATGCCCGTTTAGTGGAGCGGCTAGAGATGGTGCCAGAATTAGCCAAAAAACTTGCAGCGAATGATCCAAGCGTAGTAGGGGCACTAAAAACCGTCCCGGTCCCAATGATCGCCATGTCAGACGTCGGTTTCGCCATCGCAGAAGAAATCACCATCGAAGCGCCATGGGGGGCACAGACTAAACCTGCCGGACAGGATGCCTATTTGGTCTACGATACCAGTGAGGAACAGTATTACATGGTGAACTCAGGGCAGGATGGCAATCCACTTAATTACGTTCCGTCAGAGTAAGGCACCCCAAAGAGTTTAACGTTTAGGGCCCAGTTAAAGCAATAACGTAGACCAACTGGTCCGCATTATTGTCGAATACTCCGGCGGCAATTATTCCACCCTTTTCCTGGGCCCGTCTCAATCTGAACAACTAATCAACGTAAGCGAGTCACTCGACAAGGCCACACAGTGCGGCGTCGCACAGCTGTTACTGAAAATGGCCAGATCCAAACCATTTCTGTTTTATTTCTCTAACACCGGTTATAGCCTCACGGGTATCAAAACCCCGACCCGACATCCATAAAAACTGAGATATATCAAGCATCTATATAAAAACCTCATGGAGATTATATAGATGCTCTCGACCTTTACCCTCCTCACCCTTGGAAGCACTGCCTTCCGCCTTGGCCTCAATTGGGGCCTCAAGACCAAAACCGACTATCGCATAAGCGTCCCGCAAATCCTGGTGGGAGCCTTGATCGTGCTGGCGGGACTGCCTGACATCCTCAAGCCCATTCCCTTCCCGCTCCCTCTCAGCCTGACCCTGGGTTTCTTCCTCCCTGACCTGCTGCTTCGGAGGGTCGCGCAATGACAATGAACCCCAAACCAGCCCTTCCCCTCCAAAGCGGAATGCGTGTTGTGATTGCCGCCTTCGATGACATCCCTGAACACCTGTTCTTGGTGTCAGAGGTGCATGATGACTGCGTTGGGGGCGTTGCTCTTAGCCCTGACCGATGCGGGCGTTCTAGTACAAGATGCCGCGCAGGATATGTTGCGCAAAATACATCAATTGCAACGTGAATTAGGCAGTATTGAAACAGTCGCCAAGACCCTGATCTTCGCCTCGACGCAGGCGCTTTCCTTTACGTTTTTTCCCGAATGGTTTAGCCGGACTGGTGGCGGTGTTGGCGTGCATTTGCTCGCAGACAATATGGAGGCTTGTGAGCAGATCATGCAGGAGGGCAGCGCGCATTTCTTACTGTGCCACACGCATCCGGCCGCGGAAATGACAATCAATGGCGACCGCTTTCGCAGGCGTACCATCGCGACCGATCAGCCTTTGCCAGTTGCCGCCCCTGATGTTTATGGCACCACGCTATTGCATACTTCCAAAGCTGACATCCAGCTCTTAAGTTTTGACGAACGCTCTGGCCTCGGGCGAATTCTGAGCGCAGGTCTCGGTGAAAAGCTCGCACGTCTGAACCTACGCCCCGTTTTCACCTCGCATGTTGCCATGGCATTGCGAACAATGGCTATTGAGGGCAAAGGGATCGCCTGGCTTCCAATGCGGCTTGTGTCCGAAGATATTGCCGCAGGTAAACTGATGCCACTTGAAGGTACCGAATGGCTACTTGACCTCTTGATCACACTGATAAGGCCTCAAGCAAGGCTGTCCCCTCTGGCAGAAGGGTTTTGGTCGTCTTTAGGCCATGTCTGATACGAGTAGGCTTTTTCACATCTAAAACGAAAATTCTAACATTTGTGTTTAACCGAAACCACCATCCAACCAATGTCAGTCACTCTTAGGCAGGGGCTCGCGGCTTTTTTTTTGAAAAAAATCCGCGCGGCGCACCAAGGACCACTAGCGCTCCTTTTGGAGAGCACGGTCCCGTCATTCCCTGTGGGTAGTATGTAAACAGACAAGCCTTGATCGGTTTACCTAATGAGATCAGCTTAGATGGTGTTGCGGTCGACTTGGTTGATCCCCGGCATGCGTCTATCGACTGCAAAACGGGCCCGGCCAAAGTATTAAGTCGTGCGCTGGCGTGAGATCCATTCCCGTCCATCCGGAGCTCATCAGGCTCGGCTTGTTGGAACTTGTAGCTCTGCGCCGTCAAGAAGGCGAACCACGCCTGTTCCCCGAGCTTGAACGTGGCAAAACAAAAGAAACCTATTCCGAATTATTCACCAAAGAGTTCACGAAGTACCGACAGAAGAACAATGTGTATTGGCGCGGACTGGATTTCCATGCCTTGCGCACGACCGTCCACCATCAATTGATGGACAACGGAGTTCCTGGATACGCAAAGCGACGTCTTTTGGGGCATGAAGCCTTAGATGAAGGTGAAAAATCGTATGCTCAACATGGCATATCAATCTCCACCCTATTTACCGCCGTCTGCGGACTTAGCTATGATCTTTCTGGCATCCGAAGTCCTTTCGAGGGTCAGCAGCTCAATGAGCTGGAGAACGTGGTGAGCGTGAACGGCCTGAGGGTGATCAAATAGGTTTTTTCGAGTTCTCCGCCGTATACAACAAATCGGGCACGAGAGTCGGTGCGGGGGGAACCACGTCAAAAAAACAAATTCTGGCCACACACGCTTCGACATGTTCATTGAGACACTCTGCGGAACTAATCCAAGCCTCACGCGCCTATTTTGCGTTTTGCGGCCCGTATTCTAATGCTCGGGTTGTACCAACTGAAACCGCTCCAACACCCCCTTGAATGGCCGAGTTCAGAGCGTGAACGATCCGCCCTCACCCTAAGGAATCAACACAATTGACTAAACGACTACCGTCTGGCGACGGTAGGATTACGGATGTGATTTTCCAGGTACTGAAGTACAACATCCTCTGTGATCGCCCCGTTGGTGGTTGAAAGCCGTGCAGCTTGATCTTGAAGCCAAGGGCATTATCGCCCGTGCCAAAGGTAGCCCAGTGCGGCTTTATCGACTGGAACCCTAATCGTCGCCTCTTTGAGGAAGCCGCTCACCCGCGACTTCCTCAACAATGCTCAGAAATTTGCGTTAACATTTTCGAGCAATCGCCGCGCCGCTATTCTGGCCCGGGCTTGCTTACGAACAAAATCGAAACTTTCCCATTGCAAGATAAACCGGCGGAGGTCTTCCAACGCATTGTTGAACAGATATTCCTCATGCTTGCAGACATCGAGGACTCGATTTCCGTAGCCTGGACGTAAGTCATTGGCTGCGCTTACGAGCGCTGACCCCATAGCGGAGATGCATTCATCATCCTGCGTCTCAAAGACCTCCCCGCACTCCAGTCGCTCCAAGGTCTGCAGAAGAGCACGACGATGGTAGCTCTTCAGAACCGGCCCAGATTGGGCATAATCTCTCCCAAATGCCTGACCCGAGTTAATTGCACGCGCAACCATCACCTCGAGGCTCTCCTCGCGTCGGATATTACTCACGCTGCCACCTCACCAGCTTGCTCACCACCCACAGGCATGGTTTGCTCATAGCCGTCGATAAGGGCACCCACCGCCTCTGTCAGAAGACAGATTTGCCATACGATCGGATCTTCTGGATCAATCATTGCACAGTAGCCAGCCTCCTCTCGATCGAAGTCGGCGACATGCTCGAGGCCCAGGAGCCCATGCAGCCAATTCAACTCGCGGAGCAGCCGAACCTTGCCGTTCGGAGCCGTGAGCGCGCGGCGAAAGCGTTGCAGTCGCATTAGAGCGACGGAACCACCAAGTAGCAGAACCGCGTTTTGCAATTCCATGTCGTTTTGTGCGATAAAAGCCTTTACCGCAGCGAGAAGTTGTTTCCGATTCATGCGGAAATCCTCTTTTTCAATGCCGCCCAATTGGCGGCTCAAGCACCCCGGCACGGGTTCTCCTTTGTACCTCGCGGGGTGTCATTTACTCGTATTCGGCAGGTCATTTTTTGTTTTCTTGCGGCTCACAAAGAGGCCGCGAGAAATACAAAATATACTGACAGTCTCAATTATTATTCTTTTCCCCCTGCCCGCGTATGGGCCAGCGGTACGCGGTCTTGCAGCTTACACGACCATCTCGGTCGCCATGGGGCCGATGAGACCAAGAACGCACGACAGGAACGGCGGCATGGATACACCCAGCCTCAAATTATCGAGTTGAGTTTCTATTTGCCTTTCGGAGCTATAATGCATCGAGGCCTCCTTCACGCTGCCATGTCGAAATGGAAGACAGGCGCATTCGAAGCGTTATCGATAGCGCGCATATGATCCATCAGCCCATCGGTTAAGAGACATATCTCTTCGACCACCGGATCGTATGGGTCGATTCTGGCAAAAAGACCGTGTTCCAGCCTTTCCGGATCCGCGACGTAATACAAAGACAGAACCTTGTGTAACTCAACCAAGTTACGTTTTGAACTTCGGGTCAATGTCTGGTTCGATCTGAGATCATCGCACAAAGACTGAATGCGCCGCAGCGCAGGGCCTCCCCCCAATAGAAAGGCTGCGTTTCGCAGCGGTTCGTAATTATGGGTGAGGAATGAGCACAATCCTTTGATTGCTGTGGTTTCTTGATACGTCATTTGAAACTCCTTTTGGTTTTCGTGGTGTGACGGACAAGAGGCTCAGGCGGGGTGTCGGGTTCTGTTTCATGTCATCTTGCTTCCTTTTTTCTGGGGGCTGACAGAGCTTTTCTGCGCATTCTCACCAAGAAGAATACGCAGAAAAGTTCGCATCAATCCCCATTTCCTATTGAGGCGTGCGGGCCGACTGCACGCAGATTTCCATTGATTTCGACTATAAAACGCGGGTTCATTGCAGCGTTTCCTCTTGCGGAATCGCCGCATAGACCAAACTCGGCTTGGCTCGTATCAGGCCGCGAGGTGATGGTCCTTGGGCGGCAATTCGTGCTCCGCATCGATCTGCGTGAGAATGCCATGGAGCCCGTATTTGAGTAAGAAAATGCCTTCGACAACAGGATCCGCAAGGTCGCTATCGACGAGATATCCGCATTTTCTGTTTTCAGGATCAGTGACGTGGCGCAAGCTCAGGAGATCATGGAGGGTCTGTAGTTCACGTTTCAACTGGCGTGTTAAAACCGTACCCGCGCAAACATCTTCGAGCAGATTTTTAGACCGGTTGAACGCCCGTTGGCCGCCGAGAATAAATGATGCGGCCCCGATGACCTCCCAATTATCTTGCAGGAAGCGATTTACGGCACACAGGTCCGCATTTTGACGGTAATCAAACATTTGGAATGTCTCTTTTTAATGCCGCCCTATTGACGGCTCAAGCGCGCGGTATGGGCCTTTCTCTCAGACCACGCGGGGTATCCCTTACTCTTTTCGGCAGGTCGTTTTTTGTTTTCTTGCTGCTCACAAAGAGGCAGCGAGAAACAAAAAATGAACTGCCATATTCCTTTCATACTTTCCGTCCCCCTCGATCCTCGCATGCAAATAGCGAGCGGATCGCATACTTAATCACATTGCATTTGCCTCCACGATGAAACGTGTTCGATGCTGCCCGCTGTTACCCCTGTAGGGATTTCTCGATCGCACTCAGGTTCTTGAAGGCCTGTGCCCTGCGATACCGGTCGGCGTTTACCTCATAGAACTTCTTGCTTGTCGCATGCGCATGCCCGACGAGTGCTTGTGCCACTTTCGCATCGAGACGGTCATCAAGGGTACAGTAATCGTAGATCAACGTGCGAACGATGTGGGCACTATGGCCCGTGTGCTCGGTCATATTACGGCGCAACCATTCACGCTCATAGCATTTCCAATCGCGTGCAGGGTTGGCAAAGAGTGCGGTGCCGACGCGTTGATCGTAGATCTTCCAAA
This Falsihalocynthiibacter arcticus DNA region includes the following protein-coding sequences:
- a CDS encoding SDR family NAD(P)-dependent oxidoreductase, coding for MSRALIIGSSGGIGKALKEELESTGCDVVGLSRTENGLDIADETSIISVTTGLKGTFDTILVATGSLSPRDQGPEKTYKVLDAETAALQFAVNSIGPMVILKHTAHLLPRDSKAVFAVLSARVGSIGDNHLGGWYSYRASKAALNQFIRTASIELARTHKRSICVALHPGTVATEFTRNYTTHTSVSSSVSSKNLLNVIDGLTPRETGQFLDWAGNPIPW
- a CDS encoding CIA30 family protein, with amino-acid sequence MNHFFKRYTVAFFVFFAPMMATAGYTVLEDFKSQPETRWGFFTDGVMGGVSLGQASFVAENDDVHAHMTGNVSTENNGGFIQIRMELPDGAPEDAKGVRLVVRGNNQEYFIHLRTSGTRLPWQYYQVGFDVSNDWNEVMLPFSDFKPSGSFLRAIPRQAA
- a CDS encoding substrate-binding domain-containing protein, yielding MMTALGALLLALTDAGVLVQDAAQDMLRKIHQLQRELGSIETVAKTLIFASTQALSFTFFPEWFSRTGGGVGVHLLADNMEACEQIMQEGSAHFLLCHTHPAAEMTINGDRFRRRTIATDQPLPVAAPDVYGTTLLHTSKADIQLLSFDERSGLGRILSAGLGEKLARLNLRPVFTSHVAMALRTMAIEGKGIAWLPMRLVSEDIAAGKLMPLEGTEWLLDLLITLIRPQARLSPLAEGFWSSLGHV
- a CDS encoding fasciclin domain-containing protein; protein product: MFRRTFFAITSAAMLSSANLAFADGHSKDIVDTAVAAGSFNTLVAAVGAAGLVDTLKGEGPFTVFAPTDEAFAALPEGTVENLLKPENKDQLVAVLTYHVVAGKVMSGDLSNNMMATTVQGGDITIMTEGGVTVNGANVVSADIEASNGVIHVIDAVILPK
- a CDS encoding thiol-disulfide oxidoreductase DCC family protein, giving the protein MMKSSNPLPNKTKVFFDGSCPLCSAEIGYYQTIDNAGSFEAIDVNSNAFRELNLLPHKTAMARFHVLSSSNQLLSGAEAFKEVWRGLPRWKWLARGSDFPGATWLLERVYRAFLVTRPLTVRAFLYLRGEQKA
- a CDS encoding alkaline phosphatase family protein; amino-acid sequence: MISLSKTSSLLLCALGTFPIVANAQDKPRLILQITVDQLRGDLPTRYLDQLGEGGFRYLLEQGIHYNNAHHTHANTETIVGHTTLATGANPAAHGMVGNLWYDRAAGRTVYNIEDADYSILTSGADVDDTTEIDPTQRAATSEGRSPRTILTSTFGDELAVSTVGQAKVFGVSIKDRGAVSMAGHAGKAFWFSKAAGQFVTSNYYYDAYPTWVEDWNAKGLPQSYSGQSWELLNPIGTYMFGEHDDQDWEPDFAGFGRTFPHPLGTTEDTYYTTMLTLSPFGDQMTADFAKTLIDAEGLGDDDVTDFLAVSFSVTDYVGHFFGPSSLEAEDNLLQLDRTLADLFAYVDAEVGLENTLIVLAADHGAPEAPGYLASIGMPGSYVSPDEWDTAPAIERIKTRFGITGPLFEGYDHPYLTLAADVRDNPAIDRVALETAIADELVSFAGVAYAVPSSRLREGSLPDNALMQAVLNNYHPDRSGDIYIVFQPESFINDMDGLSVTVTHGSPWRYDTFVPILFAGQGISPQTVSRRVHPIDVALTLSVVAGTRPPSGATGEVLLEVLGQ